Genomic segment of Bifidobacterium lemurum:
TAACATCAACCGACATTCATCAATTGATACGATGCTGACATAACGGGCATCATCACACGACATGCGTCGAACATTCTCTTCCTTGGATATCCTTTGACTGAAAGACAAGCGAATATGGGATGGCGCCATACAGGTTTGGAACGCGGCTACCGGCCCGGCTCATGGACGTGCGCGGCGTGGCGCAGGTTCGACTGGTAGAGTCGGGGCAACGACACGTTCCGGCGAAAGAAGGTCGATGATGACTGCAGCGGCTTGCGGCACGGTTTCCGCACTGACATTGGGACTGCCCGCCTCCACGGCGATTCCCGCGGCCAAAGGCACGCTGCCGAAGCAGATGTTCATGGCCAAAGGGCCGGTCTCCGCCAAACTCAAGCAGCGTTATGCCAACGAGGTGGAGTCGATCACCATGCTGTCGCTGATGCGCGCGGCGAACACCGGCCTCGCCGACGGCAAGCGCTTCCGTGAGATCCTGGTGATCGGCCTGCGCGTTTCCGGCACGGACGTACCGGTCGAGGTCGTTGACCATATCGCCTCCCAACGCGCCTCGGGCATCGTGTTCGCCGTGGTGCGTGAGGTGGAACGCGAGGGCGCGCGCCACGAGGAGTGCGCCCTCGCCGTGCGTCGCAATGTGCCGGTCAGGCCGGGACACACGCCCGTCACGAAGGTGTATGCAGGCGACTGGAAGCCGGCCGGCGAGGCCCAGCTGGAACTTGCCGGTTCGACGCTGGATGAGGTGTGGGATATGCTGTGCGCGCAGGCGATTCTGGATTCCGCCGATGGATCCGATCTGGACGCGCGCATCGCCCGACGCGAGCAGCTGACGACGCTGAAGGCCCAGGCCGACAAACTCGAACGGACCATTCACGGGCCAAAAATCCGGCCCAGCGCAACGAGATCTACGCCAAACTGCACAAGATTCGCAAACAGCTGGAAACCTTGGAATCCTAACCATCAAGCAAAGCCGTCATCATGCTGGTTCTCGATGCGAACCGCATGATTAGAACACCAGGTAAGAGACCACGGACAGTGTGAACAGGCTGGCGATGGTGGTGCCCATCACCATGCCGATCGCATATTCGGGATGGTTGTGTTCCCGCTCTGCGAACATCACCATCGCCACCATCGTGGGCATGCCGCAGGCGAGCGTTATCGTGTGCACGATATCGGGGTCAAGCGCGAATCCGAACAGTAGAGGTATGCCCATGCACAGCATGTAGAGCACGATAGGCAGCACCAGCATTTTGGCCACGATGCCGACGTACAGTTCCGGCTTTCTTAGAATCCCCATCCAGTCACGCAACGCGAACAGTCCTCCGAGATACACCATAGACAGTGGTGAGGCGGTGGATCCGATGGCTTTGAGCGGTGCCAGCATATCCGCAGGCAATCGCACGCCGGAGATGATAACCACCAACGCCGCAGCGACAGCGACAAGAGCGGGGCTCAACATCGGGCGCAAGCGCCGTGCCATTCGCACGACCAACATAGGATGTTCGCGATGATCCGATTCCCGTCCGCCTTCATCCGTGGCAGCCACGGTCCTCCCGTCTTCTCCGATGCGTTTGCTCGTCCACACGCCGTAGGTCCACATCATGGTCTGATCGACCAGTGAGCACAAGGCGAAATAAAGGGCGCCCCTGTCCGGATACAATGCCATGAACAATGGCAATCCCATAAACCCGACATTGCCAAAAACGAACGAGCCTCGGAATAGACGGCCGCATTCCGCTTTGAGTCCCATCACCCCGGTCAGAACAGTGAACAAACCGATCAGCAGCACGTACATCACCAGATCAAGCACGATGATCTGTCCCGATTCGATCAGATCGTGACGAGTGGTGCCGGACACCGCCGTGGCGAACACAATCAGAGGAATGCCGACTTTGAGAATGAACGAGCACAATCCGTCAATGGCCTTCTCCCCCAACACGTTCGTACGTACGCAGATATATCCGATCAGCATCATCACACCCATGCCGATCAGCTGATTGAGCACAATGCCGAACTGTTCCACGCGTCCCACCTCCCCGTCAGCGCCCTTTCTTCCACCGAGACATCATAGCGGGCTCACCGAGCGCAACCGTAAGGTCATCTCAACGAGGGAAGAGCGATCGGGCGAATCGGAGAACGCAACAAACATCACCTATGCAATGCCCGCATTCCGACCAACGGACAAGGCCGACTGTCTACAGTCTGTCGGCGATAAGCGCGCAATGCGAGCGCACGACTTCGGCGCAATGATGGAAGCGCTCCATTTCCTCCGCCGTCAGATGCAGGTCGGTGAATTCGTTTGCCCCATTACCGTCCAGTCCGATCGGCAGGCTGAGGAACACATCACGTTCGCCGTATTCGTATTCGCCGTCGATCAGCGTGGAAACGGGGATTACGCGGCGTTCGTCCCAGAGAATCGTTTTGACCAACCCGGACACGGTGGATGCGATGCCGTAGCTGGTGCCGCCGCGACGGTTCTTGATTTCGTCGCCGCGTCGACGTGTCGCGTTCTCGATGCCATTCAGGCTGACGCCTGGATAACGGCCGGGATTGTCGGCGAGGAACCGCGCGAACGGTTTGCCGACGAAGGACACCGTGGACCAGGGAATGAACTGAGAGTCGCCGTGCTCACCGATCACATATCCGGACACGGTACGTGGGTCAAGACCGGTGACCTCTCCGATGATGGTTTTCATACGCGAGGTGTCGAGCGCCGTTCCCGATCCGATGACCTGCGCACGTGGCAGGCCGGTGCGTTTCCACGCATACCAGCTGAGCACGTCGACCGGGTTGGACACCATGATGAGGATGCCGTCGAAACCGGATTCCCTGATGCGGTCAAGCATCGGGGTGACGATGTCGACCGCGGCCATCAGCCCGTCCAAACGGTTCCGCCCTTCGACCGGCCGAGGCCCGGCTGTGATGATAATGATGTCGGCTTGCGAACAATCATCCCAATCGCCGTGACGGATGGATACGAACCGGCCGAGGAACTCCGATCCGTCGGCCAGATCCATGGCGAGTCCACGCGCTTTCCCCGGATTATGGTTGATGAGCACCAGCTCGTTGGTCAATCCCTGCAACACAATGGACGACGCAACCGCCGAGCCGACCTGCCCCGTGCCAACCACCACCACTCGCGAACGATTCGTCGTGACCATAGCATCCTCCTGCCGGCGCCCGTATGCCCAATACATATATGAAATCAACTGTACCGGCCGAAAAACCAAATGCGAACTGTTGAGATAGTCATGCGCATACGGTCGACGACAATCCGTTCGAACACCTGACGACCCTCATGAACGTGTTCGCGGACGGCGACCATCCCGAACTCATCAAAGCCTATGCGACGGTCAAACGCGCCTGCGCGGCGGCCAACGCTGAACTCGGCCTCCTCAGCGACGACAAAGCCACCGCGATCGCAGGTTCCACAGAGCGATCTGTTCATAGCATGCCCGTGGAGCATAATCAAATAACTATTTGCGGAGAGAACGCCCGATTATATTACAGTATGGTTGGTAACGGAGGCGCATATGAAGATTCTGGAATACGATGTGGCGACGGATGAGGCTCGTAGGATTCGAACGGCGGTGTTCGTCAAGGAGAAGGAGTTCCGCCCGGAGTTCGACGAGTGGGATGAGCCGAGGCGCGCCACGCATCTTCTGGCCTTCGATGGCGACCGCGCCGTGGCGACGTGCCGGTTCTTCCCGGACCCGGAGCATGCCGATCAACCGGGTCGTTGGGTGATCGCCCGGCTGGCGGTGGTCGCCGACGAACGCGGACATGGCGTCGGAAAAACAATGTTGGCCGAAGCGGAACGTCGCATTTTGGCGGCCGGAGGCGCAATCGCCGCCGTGCACGCCGAAAATGAGAACTTTCCAATGTATGAACACTTTGGATATCAGGTCACCGACGAGCTGTTCGACGACGGCGAGCACGGATGGATGACCAAATCATTGGGCTAACCCGCCCCGACCGTCCCGACCAATCCGACTGATCCAGCCGGTCCGACCAAACCGGCTATGCGCAGCGACGCACCTGCTCGAAGAGATCGCTGTTCTCGTCGAGGATGCGTTCGGCGTCGGCACGGCCCTCGGCCACGGCGTTCCAATACATCGTTTTGATCGCGCAGTAGGACTGTTGGATTTTGATGCGTTCAAGCTGTTCGGCCAAACGCAGGGCCTGCGCATCAAGCAGTTCGACCTGCTGTTTCGCCCGTTCGCGCACGACCAGAGGATCGACGTCGCCCGCTTCGGCGGACATGACTTCGGTCGCATTGCCTAGATATTGCCGCATCGCGTCGAGCGACATGCCGATCGCGTTCATGCAGGAGATGGTCTGCAGCACGTCGATGTCATGTTCGCTGTAGACGCGGTGTCCGGAGCTGGGATCGCGCGCCACCGGCGGAATGATGCCGATCTGCTCATAGTAGCGTAACGTCGATTCGCTTAATCCGCTCAGCAGCGAGGCTTCGCGGATCGTATGCCATTGCGTCCGGCTGGTTGTGGTGTTCTGCTGTGTCATACCGTTCACGCTAATGACTTCAAGTACTTGAAGTCAATCGAATATCCGCTTTCGGAAAAACGGCGTCTCTCCCCCGCCAGAACAGGTAGGAGAGAGACGCCGCCATACGTGTGCCGACTTAGCGGCTCCTACAGCGCGAGGCGCACATCCTCGGCGATCGTCTCGGGTTCGAGACGATAACGGTGGAACAGCTCGTCGGCGGGAACGCAGTCGTTGAACTCCTTGTCCGCGCCGTAGTTGAGCACCGTCATGGACTTGTCGGCGGCGAAATGCGCCGCGACCTCACGCCCGAAGCCGCCGGTGAGGAGGCCGTCCTCCAAGGTGACGGCCACCGTATGCTTGTCGCGCAGCGCGTCCAGCGCCTTCGCGTCGACGGCGGAGAACATGCGCGGGTCGATCAGCGTCGCGTCCACGCCGAGCTTTTCTTTAAGTTCGGCACGCACACGCACGCCGAGCCCAAGGAAGTCTCCCAGCGCGAGAATCGCGACCTTCGAACCGCTGGCGATGGTGCGGTACGACAGATCCTTCTCATCGAAGAAGCCCTCCCTCGCTTCGGCGACCGGCCCGCCCAAAGCTGCGACCAGATCGGCCTCGGAATACAGCGAGCCGGGCTGGGCGATGACCACCGGACGGTTCGCGCGGTCGATGGACCAGTCGAGCATGGCGAGGTATTCCTCACGCGTGGCCGGCGCTAGGCCCGTCAGTCCGGGGATTGTGTTGGCCATGGCGATGCCGTACATGCCGGAATGCGTGTTGTCGGTCGGCGCGATGGCTCCCATGCTCATCATGATGATGGTCGCAGGATTGCCTTGCAGGGCGAGATCCTGCTGCAACTGGTCGTAGGCACGCTGCATGAAGGTGGAATACATCTCCACGACAGGCTTGCCGCCCGCCTTGCCGATGCCGGAGGCGAAGGCGATCGCATGCTGTTCGGCGATGCCCACATCCACGAACTGACGGCCCACACGTTCGCGGAAGTCGCGCGGGAAGCCGGAGCCGGCGGTGGCGGCGGTGATGGCGACGACCGTGGGGTCGGCTTTCATCTTGTTCTCCAGGAAGTCCACGGTCACGGAGTCGACGCTTTCGACCTCGCCGGCGGCCTCCAGCTGCTTCGCCACGGCTTCGGGCAGACGCCAGTGCCCGGCTTCCTTGTTCTCCTCGGCCCATGCGGAGCCGCGGCCTTTGTCGGTGTGGATGTGCACGACGACGGGATGGTCGATGCCGCGCACCTGTTCGAAGACTTCGACGAGCGCGGCGGTGTCGTTGCCGTCGGCCACATACCGGTAGTCGAGTCCGAAATCGCGGAACATGTTGCGCTCGGAAGCGCCGTTCGTGGCGCGCAGTTCGGCGAGGCCCTCGTACATGCCGCCGTGGTTTTCGGCGATGGACCATTCGTTGTCGTTGAGCACGATGATGAGGTTCGTGTCCATCGCGCCGGCGTTGTCGAGTCCTTCGAGCGCCTCGCCTTCGGAGAGGGAGCCGTCGCCGATGAAGGCGATGACGTTTTCGTCGCGTCCGTTCAGGTCGCGGCCTTTTGCCAGCCCCACGGCCATGGAGATGGAGGTGCCGGTGTGCCCGACGACGAAGTGGTCGTGCTCGCTTTCGCTCGGATGCGTGTAGCCGGTCACGTCGTGGTAGTGGGCCGGGTCGAGGAAGGCCTCTTTGCGTCCGGTGAGGATCTTATGCGGATAGGACTGGTGGGAGACGTCCCATACGATTTTGTCGTTGGGTGAGTCAAAGACGTAGTGCAGGGCGATGGTCGCCTCGACCACGCCGAGGTTGGGCCCGAAGTGGCCGCCGGCCGCGGTGACCTTGGTGAGGATCGCCTGGCGGATCTCGTCGGCCAGTTCGGGCAGTTGGGCGCGCTCGAGCTTCTTCAGGTCGGCGGGCCCGTTGATGGAGTTCAGATGGTTCGTCACGGTTGTGTCCTTTCGATTTGCGTTTGACGCAATGGACACGACGTTAAAAACTTCAAGCGCTTGAGGTCAAAACCGGATCCCCGTTTGTTCACCCTCGGCGTGAAAGACCCGAATGATTCGCGTCACACCTGCTGGGAGTAGTCGTTGTGGCGCAGCACGAAATCGGGGGCCTCTTCGGGCACCGTATAGTACGGGCGCTGCGGCAGCGCGTTGATCTCGGCCATCTCGTCGTCGGCGAGCGCGAAGTCGAAGATGTCGATGTTGTCCTTGATATGCTGCGGATCGCAGGTCTTGGGGAAGGTGACGTTGCCTTCCTGCAGGTGCCAGCGCAGGATGATCTGCGCCGCGGTTTTGCCGTACTTGTCGGCAAGACGGGCGAACACCGGTTCGGCGAGCAGCGTTTGGTCGCCGTGTCCCAGCGGATACCAGCCTTCGAACACGAGATTCAGGTCGGCCAGTTCGCTCTTGAGCGCGTGCTGGTTCCAGTAGGGGTTGATCTCCACCTGCAGCACGGCCGGCGTGATATCGGCCACGTCGAGGATCTGCCTGATCTTATGCACGGGGAAGTTCGACAGGCCGATGGATTTCACTTTGCCGGCCGCGACGGCCTCCTCCATCGCCTTCCAGCCGGATACGTAGTCGCCGTAGGGCTGGTGGAACAGCAGCAGGTCGATATAGTCCATGTCGAGGCGTTCGAGCGTCGCGTCGATGTCGCGCGCGCACTGCTCGTACGGGTAGCTTTGCGGGAACAACTTGGTGGTGACGAACAGGTCCTCGCGCTTGGCGCCGCTCGCCTTGACGGCACGGCCGACGGCCACTTCGTTGAAATAGGCGTTGGCGGTGTCGATATGCGTGTAGCCGGCGGCGATGGCCTGAGGCAGATGCTCCTCGACTTCCTTCGATGTCATCTGGAACACGCCGAATCCCAATGCGGGGATGTCGGCACCGTTGTTCATGGTGAAATGCTGCATGCGTACTCCTTGATGAGTTGAATACCGTACGTGCATTATTTTGACGGAGTTGGTTCCGTATGTACAATGCAACACAAGGAACCGCTTATGCATCAGACGCATAAGCAGGGTTGATGGCGACGCCAATCGCCCAGCCCGTCCCAAAAAAGAAACGAAGGAGTCAGGTATGGAACTCGACCAGCTGCGAGCCCTTGACGCCATCGCCGCCGAAGGCACGCTGTCCGCCGCGGCGGAGGCGCTGCGCGTCTCGCAACCGGCGTTGTCCCGTTCCATGCAGCGGCTGGAGGCGGAATTCAATCATCCGCTTTTCGATAGGACGGGGCGGAGGATCACCCTCAACGAGACGGGGCGCACCGCGGTGGACTGGTCGCGGCAGATCCTGCGCGACATCCGTCTGATGCGCGAGGCCGTCGAGCTGACGGCCCGCCGCACGCGAACGGTGAGGGTGGGCACCGTCGCCCCGGCGCCGCTTTGCCTGCTCGCCAGTCTGATGATGGAACGTTTCCCGCAGGAGACGCTCACGTCGGATACGCTCGCTTCGAGCGAGGTGGAACGGCATGTGGCCGACGGCACGCTCGACCTCGGCATCATAGCCCAGAAGCCTTCGACGCCGGCATTGCGATCCTGCGAGCTCATGCATGAGCGTCTTTCGGTCGCCTTGCCGCCGAATCATCCGCTCGCCGCCCGCGAATCCGTCACCGCGGACCAACTGGATGGCGAGACCTTCCTGATCCTCACCGATATCGGCTTCTGGCGCGAACGCGTGGACCGGTCCCTTCCGCACTCCACGTTCATCGAACAGCGTGACCGCGGCGTGTTCGACCGTCTGCGCCATTCCACGCCGTATTGCACCTTCGTCACGGACGCCCCGTTCATGCTGGATGCCATGACGGGGCGCGCCCTGGTGCCGATCGACGACGATATGGCCAAGGCCACCTTTTCGCTGATCATCCGCTCCGACGCCCAAGGCTTACCGGAACGGCTGTTCGACTGGGCCGCGAACCGTCATTCGCGCCAATAAGGCGCGTGACACGGGCCGCCGGGCCGCGCGATCGTGCATCGGGACGAAACCGTGGTCCTCACTCGTCTTCAATCGTTGCGACGTAGGGACGCAACTGTTCGAGCAACGATTTCACGTTCGCCGTGGCCGATTCGTAGAGCGCGTGCGATTCGATCTCGTCGTACTGATGCACGATGATGTTGCGCAATCCCCGTAGTTCCTTCCACGGCAGGGCCGGCGCGGACGAGAGGAACTCATCGGATAATCGCCTCGCGGATTCCTGCGCCTGCAGCATCTCCATCGCCACCGAATTGAACAGCCTCCGGTCGGATTCCAACGCATCAGCCGAATCCATCTGGGACGCGTCGGCGAGGGCGTGTTCCAGATGTTCAAACAGACGGAGCAGGTTGGTTTCGTCGCGATAGCGTTGATCCGCATGGATGGTCCCGGACATCATGCCACCTTGATCATGTCGGGTTTGATGTGGTTGAAGAATCGTCTGCTGGCCCGGCTTGTTTCGGCATGACGTTCCAATGAGGTCAATGAGGTCAGTGATACCTCCCTGCCTAGCATGGTCCGCAATTCCTCAAGCAGCGCGGCATGCTGCGTCATATCGAAGCGCGCGTCGGGTTCGAGACGGTACAGCAGGTCCACGTCGGAGTCAGGCCGCGCCTCGCCGCGCGCCATGGAACCATACAGCCATACTTCCGCCAATCCATATTGTCGGCATACTTTGGAGACGATGAGTTTGAGCGTCTCCAGCTCAAGCGTGCTCTCGGAGTGGAAGGCGCCGTCCAACGCTTTTTTGTAGCGCTGCAGAAAATCCTGTGTGGGATTGCCGACGCGTTCGGCGCGGGACACGGCCGACTGCGTGGTTCCCATCGCCTCGGCTACCGCTTTCTGGCTCAGCCCAAGCCGCATGCGCTCGTCCTTGAGTTCATCGATCATCTTCATGCCCCAACTATAGCATGTATGCTATATCCCTCTCTGGGACCGATCGGCGCAGGAACGCGCGCATATGCCTGAGCGCAAACGAAAGGCAACGAACGAACTGGTGGACATCCCTCACATCGAGTCATCGAATAATGGGTTTTTGTCAAAAAGTATTGCCTTTTGCGCGCCGGCTCGTTAGATTGAAAAGTCTGACCTCGCAACGCCCATAGGCACCACACGAAGGAAGGCCGTCCCTATGACCGAACAGACCACCACCGATGTCGCAAGCAACCGTCTCACCGTGCCCGACCTCATCACCATCGGCGTGTTCACCGCCTTGTATTTCGTGATGGTGTGCGTCGCCACACTGTCGAGCACGCTGTTCACCGGCGGCTTCGGCTCGATCTTCCTGCCGGCCATCTCGGCGCTGATCTCCGGCTGCGTGTTCATGCTGTTGGCCGCGCGTGTCGGCAAATTCGGCGGCATCACGGTGATGGGCGTGGTGATCGGCCTGTTCCTGTTCATCTCCGGCCATTTCGTGCTTTCGTTCATCGCCAGCATCGTCTTCCCGCTGGCCGCCGACCTCATCGCCCGCGCCGGCAAATACAAAAGCAAGACGCTGCTGCTGGTCAGCTACGTCGTGTTCTCCTACGGACTGACCGGCCCGATCCTGCCGCTGTGGTTCATGAAGAACGCCTATGTGGCGAGCCTGGAGAACCGCGGCAAGGACGCGGCCTATATCAACGGCGTGTTCGAGAACATCAACGTCGGCACGTTCTGGCTGTCGATGGGCGCGATCCTCGTATGCGCGGTTCTCGGCGGCTGGTTCGGCCAGCGGATGATGCGCAAGCATTTCGTCAAGGCCGGCATCGCCTAGCCCGCCGACATCCACCGCCTATCGCATCCCGCACGCAAGCAAGCCCATGACATATACGAAATCACACGCCGGGGCGGCATTCGGATCGCGCGACGGCATGGAACACGCCTCGCGCCGCTTCCTGCGTCTCGATCCGCGGGCGAAGCTGTATCTGCTGCTCGTCGCCAATCTCCTGCTGTTCTTCCATGTGAACACGCATACCGAAGCGATGCTGGTCGCGCTGTTCCTGGCGCTGCAGCTGGCGTCGGGACGCGTGCGTATGGCGGCGCGGTTCGCGCTTATCTATGCCGTGCTGCTTGCCGTGAGCATGCTGGTTCCGGCCGATACGCCCAACGTTTGGCTGCAGTTCGCGGCATTGCTGGCGGCGGGCATGCGTATGATGCTGCCCTGTTTCATCACCGGCGCGTACGCCTTCGCCACCACGTCGGCCAGCGAATTGGTGTGCGCGATGCGGCGCATGCGCGCGCCCGAAGCGGTCGTCATTCCCTGTGTGGTGGTGATCCGTTTCTTCCCCACCATCGCCGAGGACTATCGGCAGATCCGCAACGCGATGGCATTGCGGGGCATCGCGTCGGGTGGAGCGGCGCTGCTGCGGCATCCCGCTCAATCGCTGGAATACATCCTCATCCCGCTGCTGATGAACGCGACCACCGTGGCGCAGGATCTGTCGGTGGCGGCATTGACCAAAGGATTGGGACGCCCGGGCGCGCACACCTCGCGTACGGAGATCCGCATGCGCGCCGCCGATTGGCTGGTGATGCTCGTGTGCACGATGCCATTGGCCTTGGATATCGTGGGGGTGTTGTGATGATGGATTCCGCCATGCCGAAGTCTTGTGACCATTCCGGGTCCCCCATGCCGCAGGATGCGGGCGTATCCATGCAGGGCGCGGGCGAGGGATCCGTC
This window contains:
- a CDS encoding AEC family transporter, which gives rise to MEQFGIVLNQLIGMGVMMLIGYICVRTNVLGEKAIDGLCSFILKVGIPLIVFATAVSGTTRHDLIESGQIIVLDLVMYVLLIGLFTVLTGVMGLKAECGRLFRGSFVFGNVGFMGLPLFMALYPDRGALYFALCSLVDQTMMWTYGVWTSKRIGEDGRTVAATDEGGRESDHREHPMLVVRMARRLRPMLSPALVAVAAALVVIISGVRLPADMLAPLKAIGSTASPLSMVYLGGLFALRDWMGILRKPELYVGIVAKMLVLPIVLYMLCMGIPLLFGFALDPDIVHTITLACGMPTMVAMVMFAEREHNHPEYAIGMVMGTTIASLFTLSVVSYLVF
- a CDS encoding lactate/malate family dehydrogenase; the encoded protein is MVTTNRSRVVVVGTGQVGSAVASSIVLQGLTNELVLINHNPGKARGLAMDLADGSEFLGRFVSIRHGDWDDCSQADIIIITAGPRPVEGRNRLDGLMAAVDIVTPMLDRIRESGFDGILIMVSNPVDVLSWYAWKRTGLPRAQVIGSGTALDTSRMKTIIGEVTGLDPRTVSGYVIGEHGDSQFIPWSTVSFVGKPFARFLADNPGRYPGVSLNGIENATRRRGDEIKNRRGGTSYGIASTVSGLVKTILWDERRVIPVSTLIDGEYEYGERDVFLSLPIGLDGNGANEFTDLHLTAEEMERFHHCAEVVRSHCALIADRL
- a CDS encoding GNAT family N-acetyltransferase, with amino-acid sequence MKILEYDVATDEARRIRTAVFVKEKEFRPEFDEWDEPRRATHLLAFDGDRAVATCRFFPDPEHADQPGRWVIARLAVVADERGHGVGKTMLAEAERRILAAGGAIAAVHAENENFPMYEHFGYQVTDELFDDGEHGWMTKSLG
- a CDS encoding MerR family transcriptional regulator, which gives rise to MTQQNTTTSRTQWHTIREASLLSGLSESTLRYYEQIGIIPPVARDPSSGHRVYSEHDIDVLQTISCMNAIGMSLDAMRQYLGNATEVMSAEAGDVDPLVVRERAKQQVELLDAQALRLAEQLERIKIQQSYCAIKTMYWNAVAEGRADAERILDENSDLFEQVRRCA
- a CDS encoding 1-deoxy-D-xylulose-5-phosphate synthase: MTNHLNSINGPADLKKLERAQLPELADEIRQAILTKVTAAGGHFGPNLGVVEATIALHYVFDSPNDKIVWDVSHQSYPHKILTGRKEAFLDPAHYHDVTGYTHPSESEHDHFVVGHTGTSISMAVGLAKGRDLNGRDENVIAFIGDGSLSEGEALEGLDNAGAMDTNLIIVLNDNEWSIAENHGGMYEGLAELRATNGASERNMFRDFGLDYRYVADGNDTAALVEVFEQVRGIDHPVVVHIHTDKGRGSAWAEENKEAGHWRLPEAVAKQLEAAGEVESVDSVTVDFLENKMKADPTVVAITAATAGSGFPRDFRERVGRQFVDVGIAEQHAIAFASGIGKAGGKPVVEMYSTFMQRAYDQLQQDLALQGNPATIIMMSMGAIAPTDNTHSGMYGIAMANTIPGLTGLAPATREEYLAMLDWSIDRANRPVVIAQPGSLYSEADLVAALGGPVAEAREGFFDEKDLSYRTIASGSKVAILALGDFLGLGVRVRAELKEKLGVDATLIDPRMFSAVDAKALDALRDKHTVAVTLEDGLLTGGFGREVAAHFAADKSMTVLNYGADKEFNDCVPADELFHRYRLEPETIAEDVRLAL
- a CDS encoding aldo/keto reductase, with protein sequence MQHFTMNNGADIPALGFGVFQMTSKEVEEHLPQAIAAGYTHIDTANAYFNEVAVGRAVKASGAKREDLFVTTKLFPQSYPYEQCARDIDATLERLDMDYIDLLLFHQPYGDYVSGWKAMEEAVAAGKVKSIGLSNFPVHKIRQILDVADITPAVLQVEINPYWNQHALKSELADLNLVFEGWYPLGHGDQTLLAEPVFARLADKYGKTAAQIILRWHLQEGNVTFPKTCDPQHIKDNIDIFDFALADDEMAEINALPQRPYYTVPEEAPDFVLRHNDYSQQV
- a CDS encoding LysR family transcriptional regulator, coding for MELDQLRALDAIAAEGTLSAAAEALRVSQPALSRSMQRLEAEFNHPLFDRTGRRITLNETGRTAVDWSRQILRDIRLMREAVELTARRTRTVRVGTVAPAPLCLLASLMMERFPQETLTSDTLASSEVERHVADGTLDLGIIAQKPSTPALRSCELMHERLSVALPPNHPLAARESVTADQLDGETFLILTDIGFWRERVDRSLPHSTFIEQRDRGVFDRLRHSTPYCTFVTDAPFMLDAMTGRALVPIDDDMAKATFSLIIRSDAQGLPERLFDWAANRHSRQ
- a CDS encoding DUF86 domain-containing protein, which translates into the protein MMSGTIHADQRYRDETNLLRLFEHLEHALADASQMDSADALESDRRLFNSVAMEMLQAQESARRLSDEFLSSAPALPWKELRGLRNIIVHQYDEIESHALYESATANVKSLLEQLRPYVATIEDE
- a CDS encoding nucleotidyltransferase domain-containing protein, with the translated sequence MKMIDELKDERMRLGLSQKAVAEAMGTTQSAVSRAERVGNPTQDFLQRYKKALDGAFHSESTLELETLKLIVSKVCRQYGLAEVWLYGSMARGEARPDSDVDLLYRLEPDARFDMTQHAALLEELRTMLGREVSLTSLTSLERHAETSRASRRFFNHIKPDMIKVA
- a CDS encoding MptD family putative ECF transporter S component → MTEQTTTDVASNRLTVPDLITIGVFTALYFVMVCVATLSSTLFTGGFGSIFLPAISALISGCVFMLLAARVGKFGGITVMGVVIGLFLFISGHFVLSFIASIVFPLAADLIARAGKYKSKTLLLVSYVVFSYGLTGPILPLWFMKNAYVASLENRGKDAAYINGVFENINVGTFWLSMGAILVCAVLGGWFGQRMMRKHFVKAGIA
- a CDS encoding energy-coupling factor transporter transmembrane component T family protein, whose translation is MEHASRRFLRLDPRAKLYLLLVANLLLFFHVNTHTEAMLVALFLALQLASGRVRMAARFALIYAVLLAVSMLVPADTPNVWLQFAALLAAGMRMMLPCFITGAYAFATTSASELVCAMRRMRAPEAVVIPCVVVIRFFPTIAEDYRQIRNAMALRGIASGGAALLRHPAQSLEYILIPLLMNATTVAQDLSVAALTKGLGRPGAHTSRTEIRMRAADWLVMLVCTMPLALDIVGVL